The following nucleotide sequence is from Vicingaceae bacterium.
AGTTAAAATCACCGAAAAAAGCCCAAGCGGGAAAGAAACTCAAAAAGAATACACGGTCAAAATAAAAGACGAAAGCGGAAACTATATCGGTGATCCGGGTTATGATATTTGGGATAGTGAACATTTGATCGAAGCAAATAAGAAGTTTCATGAAACCGGCACGTATACATACAAAATTGAACATATGATGCCGGTAGACCCTTTGCATTTTGCCATGGAAATAGGATTGATACTTGACAAAACTCAATAAAAAAAGGGCTTACGCCCTTTTTACTTTAATCCATCGGATGGGGTGGCCTTTCATCACCTTTTCGCAATTGACTCATAATAAATCTCCCGAAATCTTTTTGTGCTTTCAACAACATCACAACCTTTTGCTTGGGAAGTATTTCCATAAATTTCACAAGATACTTTTTTTCTAAATCCAATTCTCTTTGCTTCAATTCAAGATGTTTCTTAATTAAAACATCTGCCTCGGCGGGCGGTAGTTGTAAAATGTCTTCCTCTTTTCTTTGCTTAAATGTGCGTTGATGTTCTTTTCGCAGCTCTCTCATTTCATCTTCAAAAGCATTGAAAACCGGCCAAAATTTTGCCGCTTCTTCTTCTGTCAGTTGAAGTTTTTCCGTAAAATATGCCACTTTCATGGCTTGAAACTTTTCCCTTTTTTGGGATTTTTCATTTTTTTGCGACGGATTTTGTCCCATCATCCAAGCAGGAATCATACAGGATAGAATCCATAAGAAAATAAAATTCCATTTAATTTGTCTCATCATAGTTTTCATAACTGTATTGAATTTGTTGGTTAATAATTTCTTCATAATAAGGGTCTTCTATAAAAAAATCTTCATCCGTTTTTTCTTCAGATGCATATTGCACATAATAATCTTCCCATTCAAACCATAGAACCTTTTCGGTCAAATAATCCTCCATTCCTACTACTTCGTGGTCAGTGGATGATTTATTTAGAAATGGTAAGAAAATAACCAATAATATGATGGCCGCAGCAACCGTAATTGAATAAGTAATTCTTAAAACTTTCTTTCTAAAAATCACTTTATCACCTTGTTCTATGGCATTTTGCCTTATTTTTTCCATTACGGTCTCGTCAATCGGAAATATTTTTCGGATATCTGCTTTCATATACTTTTGACGTGTCATTGATTTGAAAGTTTAAAATTCTACTTAAATTTTTGTGTTATATAATCTTTTATTTTTTGTACGGCAAAAAAATAACTGCTTTTTACCGTACTCTCATTTTTATCCAACAAACCGGCTATTTCTTTATATGGCAACTCTTCAAAATATCTCAAATAAAACACCGTCCTTTGCAATGTTGGCAGTGTCTTGATCGCTTCCATAAATACTGTTTCCAATTTTTCCGGATGTATTGAATTTTCTTCGGCAGAGATAATCCTATCTTCGTATTCGGTTTCCAAGGATATATTTTCAGCATATTTTTTATTTTTTCTCAAATGGTCAATAGATTCATTGTATGCAATGCGATAAATCCATGTTGAAACCCGTGATTGATTGCGGAATGTATCCAGTTTCGAATAAACCTTCACCCAAATATCCTGACATACATCATACACTTCCTCTTGATCGATGATCAATGATTTTACCAATCCATATACTTTTTGGGCATTTTGGCTATAGATTTCATTAAATTTTTCTACTCTCTCCTCTTTTGTCAATGGTCTATGTTTTTTGTTACGAACAGCATTTAGACGTAAATTTCATAAAAAGTTTAAAAAATAATCATGTTTCTCCGATAATATAACCATATCAAAATGTTGAAAATTACTTTTAAAAATTTAACACATATCTTTTAAACCGGGATAAAATGATTCACTAACACGGCTTTTGCAAACTACTAAAAATGACAACATTTATTATCAATCGCAAGTTTTTTAAAAAAGAAAAATCAATTTAAATTGGTAGTTTAAATAATTAAGTTTTATTTTTGACCAAAATTTTATCCCATGAGCGTATTAGTCAATAAAAATTCAAGAGTTATCGTGCAAGGATTTACCGGCAATGAAGGAACATTTCATGCCGGGCAAATGATCGAATATGGTACCAATGTGGTGGGTGGCGTCACTCCCGGCAAAGGTGGCCAAAAACATCTTGACCGTCCTGTGTTTAACACGGTCGAACAAGCCGTAAAAGAAACCGGCGCCAATGTGTCCATCATCTTCGTACCTCCGGCATTTGCTGCAGATGCCATCATGGAAGCAGCCGAAGCGGGCATCGAACTTATAGTGGCTATCACCGAAGGCATTCCTACCAAAGATATGATACAGGTTAAAGATTACCTGAAAGATAAAAAAAGCCGATTAATAGGACCAAACTGCCCCGGTGTGATTACTCCCGGTGAAGCCAAAGTGGGAATTATGCCCGGATTTGTTTTCAAAAAAGGCAATATTGGTATAGTTTCGAAATCCGGCACATTAACCTATGAAGCAGCCGATCAGATTGTTAAAGCCGGATTGGGTATATCTACAGCCATAGGTATTGGTGGGGATCCTATTATTGGCACATCAACCAAAGAAGCCGTAGAACTATTTATGAATGACCCCGGCACGGACGCCATAGTAATGATAGGTGAAATCGGTGGTACAATGGAAGCCGATGCCGCACGTTGGATAAAACAACATGGCAATAAGCCCGTTATTGGTTTCATAGCCGGACAAACAGCTCCTCCCGGACGCCGTATGGGTCATGCCGGTGCTATTGTTGGTGGGAAAGAAGATACAGCAGCTGCCAAAATGGCCATCATGCGTGAATGCGGCATTCATGTGGTTGAATCACCGGCCCGGATAGGTAAAACTGTTGCCGAAGTTATGGTCAAAGCTTAATCTGTTGATGTATGAAACTTCTTGAAAATAAGGTAGCCATCGTAACCGGCGGATCGCGTGGTATCGGTAAAGGAATTGTAGAAATTTTTGCCCGTCATGGATGTTCGGTAGCTTTCACTTACCTTTCATCCTCTCAAGCAGCCAACGATTTGGCCGGTGAACTTTCTTCAAAATATCAAGTAAAAGTTTTGGCCTATCAATCAGATGCTTCTGATTATCAAAGTGCCAAACAACTTGTCAACGATGTGGTCAAAGAATTTGGCAGAATCGACATTCTCGTTAATAATGCCGGAATTACCCGTGACGGATTTTTAATCAGAATGAGCGAAAAAGATTGGGATGACGTGATTCGTGTGAATCTAAAATCGGCGTTTAATCTTACGCAGCCCTGTGCCCAACAAATGATACGGCAAAAAAGCGGCAGCATAATCAATATCTCGTCTGTGGTGGGCGTTGAAGGTAACGGCAGTCAATCTAATTATGCTGCTTCAAAAGCAGGTATAATTGGTTTCAGCAAGTCGGTAGCCATTGAGTTAGGACCAAGAAACATTCGTTGTAATGTCGTAGCTCCGGGTTTTATTGAAACCGATATGACCTCAAACCTTCCCGAAGACATCAAAAAACAGTGGATCAACGATATTCCCTTAAGAAGACCCGGCACCCCCGAAGATGTCGGCAATGTATGTCTGTTCCTGGCTTCCGACCTTTCGACTTATGTTTCCGGGCAGGTTATTCCCGTTTGCGGCGCAATGATGACTTAATGATTGCCAATAAAATAATTTTATTCAATATACAGTTTCAGTATCCTGCTTATTGGATGCTCCTTTTTGCTTTAGTAGCGGCAGGGGTATCTTTTTGGTTGTATTACCGTCACAATATCTTCTCTCCACGACAACGAAAAATTTTAGGTCTCATTCGCTTCCTTTGGTTGTTCTTACTTCTGGTTTTATTGATCGATCCTGTGATCGATACTAAAACTAAAAATATTCAAAAGCCGGATCTTGTTTTGCTGGCTGATAACAGCCGCTCGTTAAGAGTTGTAAAGGACTCGTCGGATCTTGCCGGACTTTATAAACGTTTAAAACAAATAACCGAAGAAAAAACTTCGGGCAAATTCAACATCATTTATCAAAGTTTTGGTGAAAATTTGCGAAATGGCTGGTATCTTACATTCGACGATAACTCCACAGACCTCTCCACTCCATTGCAATCTCTCGCATCGGCTTACTTCAAGCATCCTCCTGCTGCTTTTATTTTGATTAGCGACGGTATTTACAATAAAGGATTCAATCCTGCCAATATAGATCTTTATTCCCACATACTTTATACTATTGGGATTGGTGACACCCACCAGGTGAAAAATCTCAAAATTGAAGACGTTCGACATAACTCCACCGTTTTTTTAGGCAATAATTTTAAGATTGAAATTTTATTAAAAGCCGAGCAGTGCGCGCAAGAAAATAGTGTTTTGAAAATTGAAGACGAAGTAGGCAATGCCATTTTTTCTCAGAATATTTCCGTCAATAACAATTCATTCGGAAAAGTGATAGCGGCTGAACTCAAGCCGACAAAAAAAGGTCA
It contains:
- a CDS encoding RNA polymerase sigma factor, giving the protein MTKEERVEKFNEIYSQNAQKVYGLVKSLIIDQEEVYDVCQDIWVKVYSKLDTFRNQSRVSTWIYRIAYNESIDHLRKNKKYAENISLETEYEDRIISAEENSIHPEKLETVFMEAIKTLPTLQRTVFYLRYFEELPYKEIAGLLDKNESTVKSSYFFAVQKIKDYITQKFK
- the sucD gene encoding succinate--CoA ligase [ADP-forming] subunit alpha: MSVLVNKNSRVIVQGFTGNEGTFHAGQMIEYGTNVVGGVTPGKGGQKHLDRPVFNTVEQAVKETGANVSIIFVPPAFAADAIMEAAEAGIELIVAITEGIPTKDMIQVKDYLKDKKSRLIGPNCPGVITPGEAKVGIMPGFVFKKGNIGIVSKSGTLTYEAADQIVKAGLGISTAIGIGGDPIIGTSTKEAVELFMNDPGTDAIVMIGEIGGTMEADAARWIKQHGNKPVIGFIAGQTAPPGRRMGHAGAIVGGKEDTAAAKMAIMRECGIHVVESPARIGKTVAEVMVKA
- a CDS encoding beta-ketoacyl-ACP reductase, giving the protein MKLLENKVAIVTGGSRGIGKGIVEIFARHGCSVAFTYLSSSQAANDLAGELSSKYQVKVLAYQSDASDYQSAKQLVNDVVKEFGRIDILVNNAGITRDGFLIRMSEKDWDDVIRVNLKSAFNLTQPCAQQMIRQKSGSIINISSVVGVEGNGSQSNYAASKAGIIGFSKSVAIELGPRNIRCNVVAPGFIETDMTSNLPEDIKKQWINDIPLRRPGTPEDVGNVCLFLASDLSTYVSGQVIPVCGAMMT